The Pseudanabaena yagii GIHE-NHR1 genome segment GTAGAATTATTACTAAATAACCAAGGAGAACTAAATGTGTTACCTGATTGAGATAGAGTCCAACCATCAGATGAAGCAGAACCAGAGATACCTGAAGTTGACCATACAGCCGAGCTAGTTGTGTTGTCAGTAAAAGTTACTTTTACTTCCATTCCAGCAGATTGTCCGCCATTAGTTGAAAAGCCTGTTAGATCAGATATAGTAGCTGCCTGAACATTACTACTAATTCCGAAAACAGATGAAACCATAATCAATGCAGTAGTAATTGACAGTTTATGCATAGCTTTTTATTTCCCTGTATCCTAGGTTTGAGATGCAATAGATATGATTCGTACTCATGAAATAAATGTTTTATAAAAGTTCCTTTAATTTACATAAATACATACAGTTTTAGAATTTACGACAAAAGTTTCTTTTATGTCATTTAGTACAACGTAGTGATTTTTAACTAAAGTACAAAGGTTTGTTTCTCCTTCTTCACTGAAGTGCTTCACTAGCTCCTAAAACTCTATATCGCTTATCCTAGAAGATGTGGAGCTTTATGAAAAAGCTGTTAAATCTGAAATTTATTAGATACTAGATTATGAAAAAGAGATTTTTAATTATCTCTACCTTTATTACGAATTTAGCAATTTTTGTCTTACCTATACAGGCGCAATATTCAGGATTAGGTAAAGATAGCCTCGATCCTGCAATTCTGAAACGCTATGCGCCAACGGCACTATCGCCTAGTGTCACCCGACCGATTGAGTCCATTCTCGATGTGCGATCGCCAGGGTTAGGGATGGTGACACCCGATGGCAAGCGGATGTTTTTTACTTGGGGAATTACAGGGACAGTACAGGTGTGGCGGCTTGATGGCGTACAAAAATTTCCTGTGCAAGTGACGGGAGGACAGGATGCCACGACGATCGCAGGGATGACTCCTGACGGTAAATACCTGATCCTATCTCGCGATCGCCAAGGCGAGGAAAACCCCGGACTATATTTGCAATCGACCAATGGCGGAGAGTTAGAAGTCATTCAGCACCTAGCAGGTGTGCGTACCTCACTGCAATATATTGGCAATGACTCCCGCACAATCTATTTCAGTGCCAATGATGTTAAGCCCGACTCCAATACAATTTATCGCTACGATTTGCAAACCAAAAAGAAAGTGCCAATCTCTGGCGGCGATGGGATTTGGTGGATTGCCGATGTGTATGTGAATCCGAAAACAGGCGATCGCGAAAAGTTTCTCTTTGCCAAGGCAACGGGTAGCCAATCGCAGGAATATTACGAATACGATGTCAAAACGAGAACCACTACCCCTCTCATTGGTCAAAACGAGAAGGAAGAATATGGCATTCAATATGGCGTAAACGCTGGCGAATATTTGGTGCTAACTCCCAAATTTAGTGAGTTTCGTCGTCTTTATAGTTATAAAAATAAGCAATTTACGCCCATTACCCCAGAGCTAAAGGCGGATGTTGCTAGCTTTGATATCGATGATCAACGCCAACGCATTCTCTACTCGATTAATGATGGCGGTTACACAAGGGTTAAGGCGATCGCTACCAATAACTATGAGGCGATCGATCTGCCTGAATTTGCGAATGCGGATCATATCTATACAGGCAACACTACCCGTAATGGTCGCTTCACCACCATTGGTGTAGAAACTGCTAAAGCCCCGAGACTTAGCTATGTATACGATTGGCAGACTAAAAAACTCACGCAATGGGTCTTGCCTAGCACCCCCGAAATCGACACCAGTAAATTTACGGCTGCTAAGCTAGAAACCTACACAACGCGAGATGGGACAAAAATCCCCATGTTTGTCTATCGATCGCCCCAATGTGAAAATACTCCCCAAAATCCTCTGGAAAAGCCTTGCCCTGTAATTGTGCATTTTCATGGGGGACCAGAGGGACAAAGTATCGCAGGTTTTAATCGCTATGCCCAGTTATTTGTGAATGCAGGCTTTGTATTTGCTGAGCCGAATGTGCGCGGTAGTGAGGGCTATGGCAAAACTTGGCTCAATGCTGATAATGGACGCGATCGCCTTAAGGTAATCACCGACATCGAAGACGCATCAATCTATATCCGCAAAAACTGGCAAGCTAACGGAATAACTCCCAAAATCGGTATTGTCGGTGGTAGCTATGGCGGCTATTCGGCACTAATCGGGATGTCAAAATTTGCGGGTAGTTATGATGCAGGTGTGTCTATTGTCGGCATTAGCAATTTACTCACATTTTTAAATAACACTGCTCCCTATCGCCGCATTTTACGAATTAGTGAATATGGCGATCCTGTTAAGGATCGGGATGCTTTAATTGAACTATCTCCTGTGACCTATAGCGATCGCATCAAAGCCCCATTACTAATCATTCAAGGCGCAAACGATCCGCGTGTTCCCGTAGGTGAAGCGATTCAAATTCAACAAATCCTCGAACAGAAAAAAATCCCCTCGCAACTAGTCATCTTCCCCGATGAAGGTCATGGCTCCAGCAAGCGCAGTAATCAAGTCTTAGAAATTGGCTATACCCTAGACTTCTTTAAAAAGCATTTGCAGTAAAATCCGTAAAAAAAGAGAGTTCCTATTAGGAACTCTCTTTTTTTAAATTTGATTAAAAATTAAGCGTTAACTTTGCCGTAGAATACGCCGCGAATGATTACTTCCTTAGGCTC includes the following:
- a CDS encoding S9 family peptidase encodes the protein MKKRFLIISTFITNLAIFVLPIQAQYSGLGKDSLDPAILKRYAPTALSPSVTRPIESILDVRSPGLGMVTPDGKRMFFTWGITGTVQVWRLDGVQKFPVQVTGGQDATTIAGMTPDGKYLILSRDRQGEENPGLYLQSTNGGELEVIQHLAGVRTSLQYIGNDSRTIYFSANDVKPDSNTIYRYDLQTKKKVPISGGDGIWWIADVYVNPKTGDREKFLFAKATGSQSQEYYEYDVKTRTTTPLIGQNEKEEYGIQYGVNAGEYLVLTPKFSEFRRLYSYKNKQFTPITPELKADVASFDIDDQRQRILYSINDGGYTRVKAIATNNYEAIDLPEFANADHIYTGNTTRNGRFTTIGVETAKAPRLSYVYDWQTKKLTQWVLPSTPEIDTSKFTAAKLETYTTRDGTKIPMFVYRSPQCENTPQNPLEKPCPVIVHFHGGPEGQSIAGFNRYAQLFVNAGFVFAEPNVRGSEGYGKTWLNADNGRDRLKVITDIEDASIYIRKNWQANGITPKIGIVGGSYGGYSALIGMSKFAGSYDAGVSIVGISNLLTFLNNTAPYRRILRISEYGDPVKDRDALIELSPVTYSDRIKAPLLIIQGANDPRVPVGEAIQIQQILEQKKIPSQLVIFPDEGHGSSKRSNQVLEIGYTLDFFKKHLQ